Proteins encoded within one genomic window of Anaerolineae bacterium:
- a CDS encoding FtsX-like permease family protein, with protein MSSLGNLFGMVGLAVRRLRANLTLTLMSLLGLTVAVALIMSVPLFSDAINYNMLREELRGMSETGNRPPFAFMFRYVGAWYGGIGPDEYDSANDYVIQVAPRTIGLPLQQSVRYVKTDNFRLFPASEAQYADIRQPLAYAYLGYVTGLQDHITVIEGSWPAVAQRATDTLEVLISQKLADAAGIQVGEEYILFDKGGENSFSGRPEPAQIPIRIAGVWVPNDPTEEYWFYTPKAFEDVFFVSEESFTARVIPAGRNPIYLALWYLVFDGSGVYTENVPGLIARIVTTQSRAATVLENTSLDVSPMDAMLRYQRKAQLLTVLLLVFSVPVVFLVLYFIGLVSGMVVQRQKAEIAVLKSRGATSLQVLLLYLVEGLMVGAVALVLGAALGQLVAMVMGNTRSFLLWIWRPPLPVKMTQTAMRFGLGAVALALSASLIPALSAAGYTIVTYKQEMARSLKRPAWQRYFLDIILLVPPVYGYYVLSQRGSISFLQLGTQGSPFSEPLLFLVPALFMFAASLVFIRFFPLVMSFLAWLVQRLGNVPMVLAIRHLARSASFYTGPLLLLILTLSLAAFTGSMARTLDQHNSDSVYYRVGSDMRLVELGESTEDSEGPGTAIGGAAGGSGSQTQAAEDPLGATTVKWLFLPVTEHLRASGVRAATRVGRFGATANLGGASAQLALVGVDRVDFPRVAYWRSDFAPRSLGGLMNSLAVDTAALIVDRRFLADYAIGLGDKVRLSISASGLGGQADFTIVDYMDYFPGVYPEDGYFAVANLDYVHERIGGQVPYDVWLRTDAAYEGAEVVDNVEDVGLLVLSYDDARQLIKEYERQPERTGTFGILSVGFVTSALLTVLGFLLYSLVSFQRRFIELGILRAIGLSIGQMSAFLALEQAFLIGTGLVVGTGLGVWASSLFIQFLQVGAGKYALTPPFEVQVAWGAIANIYGVFLAMFVFAVVTMIYMLVRMRIFQAVKLGETAG; from the coding sequence ATGGTGGGGTTGGCCGTTCGCCGCCTGAGAGCCAACCTGACGCTCACCTTGATGAGCCTACTCGGGCTAACCGTAGCCGTGGCGCTTATCATGAGCGTGCCGCTGTTTTCCGACGCGATCAACTACAACATGCTCCGGGAAGAGCTGAGGGGCATGTCCGAGACAGGCAACCGACCGCCCTTTGCCTTCATGTTCCGCTACGTGGGCGCGTGGTACGGTGGGATCGGGCCAGACGAATACGACTCGGCCAACGACTATGTCATCCAGGTGGCACCGCGGACCATTGGGCTCCCTCTGCAGCAGTCGGTCCGCTACGTCAAGACCGATAACTTCCGCCTGTTTCCTGCCTCGGAGGCGCAGTACGCTGATATACGCCAGCCCCTCGCCTACGCCTACCTGGGGTACGTTACCGGCCTGCAAGACCATATCACCGTCATCGAAGGGAGCTGGCCGGCGGTGGCGCAAAGGGCTACCGACACGCTTGAGGTGCTGATCAGCCAGAAGCTGGCAGACGCCGCCGGGATCCAGGTGGGTGAGGAGTACATCCTGTTCGACAAGGGGGGCGAGAACTCCTTCTCCGGGCGGCCTGAACCGGCACAGATTCCCATTCGTATAGCCGGGGTCTGGGTGCCTAACGATCCCACGGAGGAGTACTGGTTCTACACCCCGAAGGCGTTCGAGGACGTCTTCTTCGTGTCAGAGGAAAGCTTCACCGCTCGAGTCATCCCGGCCGGACGAAACCCAATCTACTTGGCGTTGTGGTATCTGGTGTTTGATGGCTCTGGCGTCTACACGGAGAACGTGCCCGGGCTGATCGCGAGGATTGTGACCACGCAAAGCCGAGCGGCGACCGTGCTGGAGAATACCTCGCTGGATGTGTCGCCCATGGACGCCATGCTGCGCTATCAGCGGAAGGCGCAGCTTCTCACGGTGTTGCTCTTGGTCTTCAGCGTGCCCGTCGTCTTCCTGGTGCTGTACTTCATCGGGTTGGTGTCGGGGATGGTGGTGCAGCGCCAGAAGGCGGAGATCGCCGTGCTCAAGAGCCGGGGTGCCACCAGTCTGCAGGTGCTACTGCTGTATCTGGTGGAGGGCCTCATGGTGGGAGCCGTAGCCCTGGTCCTGGGCGCTGCCCTGGGCCAGCTGGTGGCCATGGTCATGGGAAACACCAGATCGTTCCTGCTGTGGATTTGGAGGCCGCCGCTGCCAGTCAAGATGACCCAGACGGCCATGCGGTTCGGCCTGGGAGCAGTGGCGCTGGCCTTGTCTGCCAGCCTGATCCCGGCGCTCTCGGCGGCTGGCTACACGATTGTCACCTACAAACAGGAGATGGCGCGCTCGCTCAAACGACCCGCTTGGCAGCGCTACTTTCTCGACATAATACTTCTGGTGCCTCCGGTGTACGGGTACTACGTGCTGAGCCAGAGGGGCTCGATTTCGTTCCTGCAGCTGGGTACGCAAGGCAGCCCTTTCAGCGAGCCGCTGCTCTTCCTGGTGCCGGCGCTGTTCATGTTCGCCGCCTCGCTGGTCTTCATAAGGTTCTTCCCCTTGGTGATGTCGTTTCTGGCTTGGTTGGTGCAGAGACTGGGCAATGTCCCCATGGTTCTGGCGATCCGGCACCTGGCCCGCTCTGCCAGCTTCTACACCGGGCCGCTGCTGCTGCTGATCCTGACTCTGAGCCTGGCGGCGTTCACGGGGTCCATGGCCCGCACGCTAGACCAGCACAACAGCGACTCCGTGTACTACAGAGTCGGCAGTGACATGAGGCTGGTCGAGCTGGGTGAAAGCACTGAGGACTCGGAGGGGCCGGGCACTGCCATTGGTGGAGCTGCCGGCGGGAGCGGTTCTCAGACCCAAGCGGCCGAGGATCCGCTGGGCGCTACGACGGTCAAGTGGCTGTTCTTACCGGTAACCGAGCACTTGCGGGCGTCGGGCGTGCGGGCGGCCACTCGGGTGGGGCGCTTCGGCGCCACTGCCAACCTGGGCGGAGCCTCGGCGCAGCTCGCCCTGGTGGGAGTGGACCGGGTGGACTTCCCTCGTGTGGCTTACTGGAGGTCCGACTTCGCTCCCCGCTCGCTGGGCGGCCTGATGAACTCGCTGGCGGTGGACACCGCGGCGCTGATCGTGGACCGGCGGTTCCTGGCCGACTATGCCATCGGCCTGGGAGACAAGGTCAGGCTGTCCATCAGTGCCTCGGGGCTGGGGGGCCAGGCGGACTTCACCATCGTGGACTACATGGACTACTTCCCTGGTGTCTACCCCGAGGACGGGTACTTTGCCGTTGCGAACCTGGACTACGTCCACGAGCGTATCGGCGGCCAGGTCCCTTACGACGTATGGCTGCGCACCGACGCGGCGTACGAGGGAGCCGAGGTGGTGGACAATGTGGAGGACGTGGGCCTGCTGGTGCTATCGTATGATGACGCCCGGCAGCTCATCAAGGAGTACGAGAGACAGCCGGAGCGGACGGGCACTTTTGGCATTCTCTCGGTAGGCTTCGTGACTTCAGCGCTGCTCACGGTGCTCGGCTTCCTGCTCTACTCCCTGGTCTCCTTCCAGCGGCGCTTCATCGAGCTGGGCATCCTGCGGGCCATAGGGCTGTCTATCGGGCAGATGTCAGCCTTCCTGGCTCTGGAGCAGGCCTTCCTCATCGGGACGGGCTTGGTGGTAGGGACGGGCCTGGGAGTGTGGGCCAGCTCCTTGTTCATCCAGTTCCTGCAGGTGGGGGCGGGCAAGTACGCTCTGA